The following are encoded together in the Lactuca sativa cultivar Salinas chromosome 1, Lsat_Salinas_v11, whole genome shotgun sequence genome:
- the LOC111885991 gene encoding uncharacterized protein LOC111885991, whose product MLEKTYSTFHATNITLMQQYRLQKFTKYSELNSCLLVAEQKNKLLMKNHESRPTRSIALPEANATNTDGYRNNTRGRGHGRGRGRGYDYFNRNHIHNQNHNFVCRQGNYRGRGHRRNNYQSLQRNNIHTQEKAKVVRHDVRTSQKSDASCYICGSTDQWLRTCRTCAHLCQLYQESIKGKGKELNLIDNVECTPLTVVDFCNDMEDIN is encoded by the coding sequence ATGTTGGAGAAAacttactccacatttcatgcaaCAAACATTACCTTGATGCAACAATATCGGTTGCAAAAGTTCACAAAATATTCTGAACTGAATTCATGCCTGCTTGTGGCAGAGCAAAagaataagctcttaatgaaaAACCATGAATCTCGTCCAACGAGATCAATAGCACTTCCAGAAGCAAATGCTACAAATACTGATGGTTATCGAAACAATACACGTGGACGAGGGCATGGCCGTGGTCGAGGACGAGGTTATGACTACTTTAATAGAAACCATATCCATAATCAGAACCATAATTTTGTTTGTCGACAAGGTAATTATCGTGGTCGTGGACACAGAAGGAATAATTACCAATCTTTACAAAGAAACAATATTCATACACAAGAAAAGGCCAAAGTTGTAAGGCATGATGTTAGGACATCACAGAAATCGGATGCTTCATGTTATATATGTGGTAGCACAGACCAATGGTTAAGGACCTGTCGCACATGTGCACACCTTTGTCAACTTTATCAAGAGTCtattaaaggaaaaggaaaagaatTAAACCTCATTGATAATGTTGAATGCACTCCGCTAACTGTTGTTGATTTCTGCAATGATATGGAAGACATAAAC